The following nucleotide sequence is from Halobacillus mangrovi.
CAGTCCTTTAAACGTCGATGATTTTGTGAAAAAATCCAGCGTAATCTCTTATAGTGCTCAAGCCTTACAGAAGAATGTAGATAAAATTGCTCGATTTGCGCGGTTGGAAGGGCTGGAGGCTCACGCTCGCGCAGTCGAAACGCGCAAGGAGCGATGGAAATGACCAAGGAACGAACGGCAGAAATCAAACGAAAAACAAGAGAAACGGACATTGAATTAGAGCTTGCGATTGATGGACAGGGAAGCGCTGATCTTGATGTCCAGACTCCTTTTCTTGCTCATATGTTAGAGCTTTTTTCAAAGCACGGATTGTTTGATCTAAACGTAAGAGGCTATGGTGATGTCGAAGTGGACGACCATCACTTAACGGAAGACATCGGCATTTGTCTTGGACAGGCCCTGCGTCAAGCCGTAGGAGATAAATATGGGATGAAGCGCTACGGTTCGATGACATTGCCCATGGACGAAACCCTCGTGACCGTGGCTGTTGACTTGAGTGACCGGCCACATTTGGAATGGAGAGCAGAGCTGCCAAAAGATCGCGTAGGAACTTTTGATACGGAGAATGTGCACGAATTTTTCTGGAAGCTTGCCGTAGAGGCGCGCATGAATTTACATATTGTGCTGCATCACGGTCACAACACACATCACATCATTGAGGCTATGTTCAAAGCGCTCGCACGGGCTTTGGATGAAGCGACTCAGATTGATCCGCGTGTTAAAGGAGTACCGAGTACGAAAGGGAGTTTGTAATGATTGGCATCATTGATTACGGAATGGGTAATTTATTCAGTGTTTCAAAAGCTTTAGAGCGATTAGATGTACCTTATAAGATGGGAGACCGCCCTGAGAAGATTGAAGACTGCGATGGTTACATCCTGCCTGGAGTCGGTGCTTTTCCTGATGCAATGAAAGCTTTGGAAGAACATGGCTTTATCCCTTTTATCAAAGAGAAAGCAGCAATGGGGGTCCCGATCTACGGCATTTGCTTAGGGATGCAGCTGCTATTTGAAGCGAGTGAAGAAGGCGGGGAAACAGAAGGACTGGGATTGTTTCCAGGTAAGATTGTCAGGTTTCCTGGGGTAGATGAGCAAGGCAGAAAGTACAAAGTTCCCCATATGGGATGGAACAAGCTAGATATACATCAGCCGGATCAGCCTTTAATGACGGATGTCGGTAATGACTATGTGTACTTTGTCCACTCATTCGTGGTTCAAACAGAGGATGAGTCGATCCTTTATGCAACCGCCGATTATCATCTTGATGTCCCGGCCATCATTGGAAGGGATCAATTAGTAGCCAGTCAGTTCCACCCTGAAAAAAGCGGAAAACCAGGGATGCAGCTATTAGAAAACTTTTGTAAAGTAATGGTCAAACAGTGAGGAGTTTTACGATGAGTTTTACTATCTACCCAGCCATCGATATGAGAGATGGCAGATGTGTCCGTTTAGAACAAGGGGATTTTAATAAAGAGACCGTTTATGGAGAAAATCCATTTGAGGTAGCTAAAGAGTTTGCTGAAACCGGAGCTTCCTGGATTCATATGGTGGATCTTGACGGAGCCAAAGCAGGTTCAAAACAAAATGCCGAACATGTTCTTCGTGTAGCTAAGGAACTAGATTGCAAAGTTCAAATCGGAGGAGGCATCCGTTCTGAAGAGGATGTCCGCTTTTATTTAGACCAGGGGGTTGACCGGGTTATTATCGGTTCCCTGGCTGTGAAAGACATCGAAATGACCAAACACCTGCTTCGTCAATACGGCGACCAAATTGCGATTGGCCTCGATGCCCGTGACGGGTACGTATCTACAGCGGGTTGGCTTGAAAAGTCAGAGATCCAGGCTGTAGATCTTGGACTGGAATTGGCAGAGGCAGGCGCAACAACGTTCATTTATACGGATATAGCTAAGGACGGCATGTTGTCAGGCCCGAATGTAAAAGAAATTGTCAGATTAGGGGAAGTCACAGGAGTTAACGTTATCGCTTCAGGAGGAATTCAGGGTCTAGAGGACCTTTACAAGCTGAAGGAATATAAAGATCAGCACGTCATTGGTTCGATTGTTGGAAAAGCACTATATTCGAAACGCTTTACCTTGGCTGAAGCCTTAGAAGTGGAGGGAAGCTGATGTTGTCGAAACGAATCATTCCATGCTTGGATGTGAAAGAGGGCCGCGTTGTCAAAGGAATTCAATTCGTCGATATAAGAGACGCAGGAGATCCTGTTGAACTGGCTAAAGTATATGATGAGCAGGGTGCAGATGAGCTGGTATTCCTTGATATTTCAGCTACACATGAAGGGAAAAAGACAATGATTGATGTCGTTCGTGCCGTTGCTTCGGAGCTCGCGATTCCATTCACAGTCGGAGGCGGGATCCGGACACTAGAGGATATTAAGGAAACGTTGCGGAACGGAGCAGACAAAGTTTCGTTGAATTCTGCCGCTGTCAAAAGACCCGAACTCGTTACCGAAGGGGCGGACTATTTTGGCAGTCAATGCATCGTTGTAGCCATTGATGCTCGCTATGATGAAGAACAAGGAACTTGGATCGTTTATACACATGGCGGCCGGACGGCAACAGATTGGAAAGTAACGGACTGGGCTCAGGAAGCTGTGCGTTTAGGTGCTGGAGAAATTTTATTAACTTCTATGAATCAAGATGGAGCGAAAACAGGATTTGATCTTCCTCTGTTAAAAGCAGTACAAGAAGTTGTTCAAGTACCTGTGATCGCATCTGGTGGAGCGGGTAAGAGCGAACACTTCTATGAAGTGTTCACAGAAGTAGATGCAGACGCTGCTTTAGCTGCTTCTATTTTTCACTATAAAGAAACATCGGTAGAAAGTGTAAAAGGGTACCTTAGTGAGAAAGGAGTTGTCGTACGATGAATATAGATGAGATTAAGTTTGATGAAAAAGGGCTCGTTCCAGCGATCGTGCAGGACGCACGCTCGAAGGCAGTGCTTACACTCGCTTACATGAATGAGGAGTCTTTGAGAAAAACCCTTGAAATGAAAGAAACGGTCTTCTTCAGCCGTTCCCGCCAGGAATTGTGGCATAAGGGCGAGACCTCCGGAAACACCCAAAAGGTTACTGATCTCCGATATGATTGTGACCAGGATGCTATCCTTGTAGAAGTTATTCCTGCAGGTCCTGCCTGTCATAAGGGAGATTACAGTTGTTTTTCTGAATCCCTCATGGAAGAAAATACGGAACCGAAAGAGAACCGTTATCAAATTATCGATCAACTTCAGGAAGTACTTGCTGAGCGAAAGGCTGAACTTCCGGAGGGTTCCTACACTGCTCAATTGTTTCAGGAAGGTGTTGATCGGATAGCGAAAAAAATCGGAGAGGAAGCAGGCGAAGTTATTATTGCAGCAAAAAATGATGACCCAGAGGAATTGGCTTTAGAGTCGGCGGACTTACTCTTCCACTTATTAATGCTCTTAACGGACCGAAATGTTCCGCTTGATAACGTATTATCTGTTCTCGAACGACGACATTCATAAAAATTTGACATGTTTCTCCTATTTCTAAAGCTTTATCTATGTTATACTCCATTATTAGTGAGATCTGTTACGGAAATAGGGGGACAGTCATGACGACATCACTAAACAGTACAGTAGCGGAAGATAACACAAACATCATTCCATTTATACCGTCCGGAAAATTCTATTTTTCCCACGGTATACAAGCCTTCCAAAAACGTCGTTTTAACGCTGCTGTCAAATGGCTGAAAAAAGCAATAGAAACTGCTCCAGATGAGCCCTTGTATCCTTGCCAACTTTCTGTTGTCTATACGGAAGTTGGTTCTTATCATGCCGCAAATCAACTGTTAACAGAAGTATTAGCGAAGTTCGGTAAGGAATATGTGGACTGCTACTACTTGATGGCTAACAATTATGCGCACCTGGGCTTATTGAATGATGCAAAAAAATATGTAGAAACGTATCTTGAGCAGCAAGAAGATGGCGAGTTTGAAGAAGCTGCCAACCAATTACTGGAGATGCTTAACTCGCTTGAGGAAAGTGAAGACGAGGACGAAGATGACTGGGCGTTTGATGACGAAGATGAACTTTTAGTCTACCAAGAGACCGCCTTTTATCATCTGGAGCATGAGGAGTGGGAGCACGCACTCACTGTCCTCCAAGAAATGATGCAATTGTTTCCTGAATTCAAGCTGGCAAAGCATAAATATGCGTATGCCCTATTTATGAATGGTGAACAGCAGGAAGCTATGGATATCGAAGAAGAATGGCTGGAAAAGAATCCAGGCAATATTCAAAGTCACGTAAATCTAGCAACCTTTCTTTTAAAGCAAGGATTGAAAGAAAAAGCTCACGTTCATATTGAACTTTTGAAGAACGTATTCCCTATGCATGAACAGCAGAAGTTAGCTGTAGCCGAAACGCTGGCAAGAGCTGGACTGTATCAAGAAGCAGTCGAGCGTTTTAACGTGCTAAGGGATAAACAAGTTGTTCGACGGAGAGTCTATTATAAATGGTATAGTATTGCCGCTTACCATACAGGAAATCCATCGAAAGCTTTAACCCTATGGGAGAAGGGCTGCCAGCAGTTCCCCTCTTTGAGTAAGGAAGGCGGACCTTGGATGGAGCAGTAATCAACGGGCAGCTATTTGCTTATTGAAATACGACAATCTTTCAACTATTAAAGGTTATTAGACAAGCAGCTTCATGGGCAAAGACCAAGCCTATTGCGTTGCTTGTCTTATGCTTGTCGAGGAACCTTAAGAGTAGGGTCAGTTCGATGTTGGCACAGGACGTGCCGATCTTAATCGAACTTCATACCTTTCCCAGCCCCCTCTGCACTTTTCGTTTTAAGCACATTAATGGACGGTTTTCGTATGATTTACTATGATATGTACATGAAAATAACAACTTAGATAAAGGTAGTTGTAAGGAGTGATATTGGATGTCTGAAGATCGTATTTATGACGTAATTATCGCAGGTGCCGGTCCTGCTGGTATGACAGCAGCTGTTTATACGTCCCGTGCCAATCTGGATACGTTAATGATCGAACGTGGTGTTCCAGGAGGACAGATGGCAAACACAGAAGACGTAGAAAACTATCCAGGATATGAAAGTATCCTTGGACCGGACCTTTCTAATAAAATGTTTGAACACGCTAAAAAATTTGGTGCAGAATATGCCTATGGTGATATTAAAGAAGTCGTGGATGGGAAAGAATATAAAATCGTGAAGGCTGGAAACAAAGAATACAAGGCTCGTACGGTCATCATTACGACCGGTGCACAGTATAAAGAACTTGGTGTTCCAGGTGAAAAAGAACTTGGTGGACGCGGAGTTTCTTACTGCGCTGTATGTGATGGTGCCTTTTTCCGTAATAAAGAACTTGTTGTTGTCGGCGGCGGAGACTCTGCAGTTGAAGAAGGTGTCTATTTGACACGCTTTGCAAGCAAAGTCACCATTGTTCACCGTCGTGATGAATTGCGTGCACAGAAAATTCTGCAAGACCGTGCTTTTGATAATGAAAAAATCGACTTTATCTGGGACACTGTTGTGAAAAGCATCAATGACAAAGATGGAAAAGTCGGTAGTGTTACGTTGTACAACAAGAAAACAGATGAAGAATATGAGTTCGGTACGGATGGAACGTTCATCTATATCGGCATGAATCCACTAAGTAAGCCATTTGAAAGCCTCGGCATTACCAATGAACAAGGGTATATTGAAACAGATGAAAAAATGGAAACGAAAGTACCTGGTATTTTTGCGGCTGGTGACATCCGTGAAAAAGAGTTGCGTCAAATCGTAACGGCTACTGGAGACGGCAGTATCGCTGCTCAATCTGCACAGCACTATATTGAGAATCTTCTTGAAGAATTAAAAACGGTCAATAACTAAAAGTCATTACATTTTAACTCTGCTGTAACACGGGTGAAACAATTATCAGTTAAAATGAAAATGATTAATTGACCCCCTTTTAATAGATAGATCTCTATTAGCACAGGTGCTTATCACCTGTGTCTTTTTTTTGTGCTTTTTGAAAGAGTCAATCATAATATTGTAGGGTTTCGTATATTCATTGTATAATGGGTAAAGATGCCCTCTAGATAGAAAATGAGGTGACAGCCTTGCAACGTGTATCAAATTGTATATTAAGAGTGAATGATCATGTATTAATGTTGAAGAAACCGAGAAGGGGCTGGTACGTAGCTCCTGGCGGTAAAATGGAGGCAGGAGAAAATATTAAAGATTCTGCTATCCGAGAATTCCAAGAAGAAACTGGACTTCTTATCGAAAACCCAGAGTTAAGAGGATCTTTCACTTTTGTCATGCGTGAAGATCAGCAGACGAAGCAGGAATGGATGATGTTCACGTTTTACAGCACATCTTATTCCGGTGACTTATTAGAAGTAAGTGAAGAAGGAGAATTGGAATGGGTTCCTGTTGAGGAAGTGCTGACAAAGCCGATGGCAGAGGGCGATCGGCATATATTCAGGCACATTCTAAACAGTGATGAGCAAGTTTATGGAACATTTGTATATACGACGGATTTCAAACTGATTGACCAGGATGTAGATCCGTCACGACCTGACTAATGAGGAGCGATCGAGGATGCGAGAAGATGCGAACAATACTCAATTAGTAATTATTACTGGTATGTCAGGAGCAGGAAAGACCGTAGCCGTTCAAAGCTTTGAAGACCTCGGTTTTTTTTGTGTGGACAATCTCCCGCCTGCTCTATTACCGAAATTCCTGGAATTGATGAAGGATTCTACGAACAACATTCAAAATGTCGCCTTGGTGATGGACTTAAGAGGAAGAGAGTTTTTTGAATCGCTTTTTGATTCTTTAGATCGTCTTGGAAAAGAAGAATGGATTCAAGAACATATTTTGTTCCTGGATGCTGAGGATCAGTCGCTTGTATCCCGTTACAAAGAAACTCGACGCTCACACCCGCTCGCGAAAGAAGGATTGCCATTAGAAGGAATTCGTAAGGAGCGCAGACTGCTTGATGAACTGAGAGGGCGCTCTCAAACAATCATTGATACAACTAGTCTCAAGCCGAAAGAGCTTCGCGAGAGAATTATTGAACGGTATCGTCAGCAAGAGCAGCAGGTATTTTCTGTCCAGATGGTCTCCTTTGGATTTAAATACGGAGTACCGATCGATGCTGATTTAATGTTCGATGTCCGTTTCTTGCCCAATCCTCACTATGTGGAACACATGCGACCTTTGACAGGGTTGAATACGGAAGTATCATCGTACGTTTTCAAATGGTCAGATACGCAGAAGTTTTTAGAGAAGTTGAAAGATTTACTTCAGTTTATGCTTCCTCAATACAAGAAGGAAGGCAAGAGCCAGCTAGTTGTTGCGATCGGATGCACTGGCGGCCAGCACCGATCGGTAGCTTTAGCAGAATACTTGTGTGAGTATTTCGGCGGAGATTTTGTTACACATGTGACTCACAGAGATATAGATAAGAGAAAGGGTTTGTAATCAATGGCAAATAAAGAGGAACCTCGTGTAGTCGTCGTTGGGGGAGGCACAGGTATGCCTGTTCTCCTCAGAGGACTAAAAAATTTGCCGATTGATCTGTCAGCTATCGTTACCGTTGCTGATGATGGAGGCAGTTCGGGAAGGCTTCGAACAGAAATGGCGATTCCTGCCCCTGGTGATATCCGCAATGTAGTAGCTGCCTTGTCGGATGCTGAACCGATGCTGCTTGAGCTTTTTCAGCACCGTTTTGTCAGTAACAATGGCCCGAGCTTATCCGGACACTCCATGGGAAACCTGTTGCTTGCCGCTATGGCATCGATGACAGGGGACTTTTATAAGGGAATAAAAGAAATCTCCAGGGTATTGAATGTCCGGGGGAACATTTATCCGATCGCAAATCATTCCATGAACCTGCATGCGGAAATGGAAGACGGAACTGTTGTAACAGGAGAATCGAGTATTCCAAAGCAGAATAAACGCATTAAGCGAGTTTATGTCAGTCCAACTCCTGTACAGCCTCTGCCGGAAGCTGTGAATGCAATCAAGTCTGCCGATTTGATCGTAATTGCTCCAGGGAGTTTATACACAAGCATTATGCCGAACATTATTATTCCTGAGATTGGACAGGCTCTCAGAGAAACAAAAGCACATGTCACTTACGTATGTAATGTCATGACGCAAAAAGGGGAAACATCCGGGTACACAGCCGGAGATCACTTGCAGGCTTTATTCGATCACGTCGGAAAAGGAGTCATTAATTCGATTGTCGTTCATAATAAGCCTATAGATCAAGGCCTCAAAAAAGCGTATGCCCGTGAAAAAGCAGAGCCTGTCGTTTATGATATCGAGAGGGTCAAGTCTATGGGGATACAAGTTATAGAAGAAGACATCATAGACCATAGCCAGTCTATGCTGCGTCACGATACAGATAAATTAGCAAAATTATTACACTCTATGCTATAAAAGGAACACTTGGCCAGAGGGGGTGGACATCTATGTCATTTGCATCAGAGATTAAAAAAGAACTGACAAACGTGGAAGCGGAAACGTGCTGCTTGGAGTCAGAACTTGCTGCACTTGTGAGGATGAACGGGACGTTTTCTTTATCCAATCGAGAATATGTACTTGATGTACAAACTGAAAATGCAGCCATAGCAAGAAGAATCTATATGTTAATAAAAAAATTATATCCTTATCCTGTCGAACTGCTTGTTCGTAAAAAGATGAGGTTGAAAAAGAATAACGTTTATATTGTCAGAATGAAAGAGAAGGCGGACGAAGTACTAAATGATCTGGAAATACTCAATGGCCCTCTCTCTATCAACCCTGACATCCCTGAGAAATTCCTTCAAGATACATGTTGTAAGCGAGCTTATTTGAGAGGGGCTTTTCTAGCCGGAGGTTCCGTAAACAATCCTGAGACGTCTTCTTATCACCTGGAGATCTATTCTTCTGATGAGGAACACAACGAGGCGTTGTGTAAGCTTATGAATCAATTCGGTCTTCATGCAAGGACGTTGAGTCGTAAGAAAGGATATATCACTTATTTGAAAGAAGCGGATAAAATTACCGAACTGATTAGTAATATCGGTGCTCATCAGGCTCTCTTCAAATTCGAGGACGTCCGTATTGTAAGGGATATGCGTAACTCGGTTAACCGCTTAGTCAATTGCGAAACAGCGAATTTAAATAAAACGATCGGTGCTGCTTTTAGACAAGTTGAAAATATCAAATTTATCGAAAGAACAGTTGGTCTTGAAGCCCTGCCGGATAAGCTACAGGAAATTGCGACCCTCAGGCTGCAATATCAGGAAGTTTCTCTAAAAGAACTTGGAGAATATGTATCTGGTTCCCCTATTAGTAAATCAGGCATTAATCATCGTCTTCGAAAAATAGATGAATTTGCTGAAAAAGTTCGACGTGGAGAAGTTACAGAAAACTCACGAAATTAATGTTTTTCATTAGCTATTCATGCTATAATGGATTACAATTATTAACGCTTTCTATAAAACGGAAGCGTTTTTCTTCCGTATGTTATGAATGCGCTTTCCAAAGATTATGTTGTTGAAACAGAGAGGAGAATGATAGGTGATTGAACGGTCCATTACAGTAGAACTTGAAACAGGATTACAAGCACGACCTGCTGCCCAGTTCGTACAACAAGCCAATCGCTTCAGTTCAGATATTTTCATTGAAAAAGATGAGAAAAGAGTCAACGCTAAAAGTATTATGGGGTTGATGAGCCTAGCTGTCGGTACAGGTGAAGAAATCACATTAATTGCTGATGGCTCGGATGAAGAGACAGCTTTAGAAGAATTGTCTGCTTATGTAAAAGAGTCTTAAATTTTTATCGTTATTTGTGAAAATATGAACGTAAAGTTTACGGGAACGTTCCCATAATATAAGAAAAATCCGCTGTGACTACACAGCGGATTTTTACGAACTACTTATTGGTCTGCTTTCTTATCCATAACTTTATCGATTAACCCGTATTCTACAGCTTCATGTGCGGACATGAAGTTGTCACGGTCCGTATCGCGCTCAATGATTTCTAAAGGCTGACCTGTACGTTCTGCAAGGATTTTATTTAGTTTTTCACGCATTTTAATGATTCGTTTTGCGTGAATTTCGATGTCAGAAGCTTGACCTTGGGTACCGCCAAGTGGTTGGTGAATCATCACTTCACTGTTTGGCAGTGCATAACGTTTCCCAGGTTCTCCAGCATTAAGCAGGAAAGCACCCATTGATGCAGCCATGCCTGTGCAAATTGTTGATACATTTGGTTTAATGAACTGCATGGTATCGAAAATTGCCATACCAGCCGTGATTGAACCACCTGGAGAGTTGATGTACAAGGAAATGTCTTTATCCGGGTCATCTGCAGCCAAGAATAGAAGCTGAGCGACAACAGAGTTAGCGATATTGTCATCGATCGGACTTCCTAGCATAATAATCCGGTCTTTAAGTAAGCGGGAGTATATGTCGTAGGCACGTTCTCCGCGGTTTGTTTGTTCAATAACTGTAGGGACTAAATTCATTGTGGTTTCCTCCTTATCATCAATTAATTATGATGGAATATATTCATCATACAATTAAGGTCAGAAAAGGTCAAACAAAACGATCAACCTATTTCTGCGAGTTTTCTTCTACCATCATTCCCTAAATCTATCTGTATAAACGTATGTAATAAGAATTTTATGGAATAGAAATAAGAAGATCAACAAAAACTATTGCGTTTTTCACATGAAATTACTATAATATTATTTGCATGTCGTTTCTTGCGCCTGTAGCTCAGTTGGATAGAGCGGTAGATTCCGGTTCTACGTCTGTCGGGGGTTCGAATCCTCTCAGGCGCGCTAAAATTTTAAAAGCCACGCTTCTATATAGAAGCGTGGCTTTTTTGGTGAAAATTGTCAATCATTCTTCCTCCTTTACTATATTAAAATAATTTCATAGTGGTAACATTTATGTTATTTAAAATTGAATGATACATTATCTTTACAAACCATGTACAGATAATAAAGGTAAAAGATATTCTACTATAGTTTTTTAATTCGACTACTTATGATATAATGAAATAAGCTAATTAGGCGCTTTTCGCTTTTGTTAAAGAAAAGGGGTATTTATGACAAACTTAATCCGTTACAAAATGTTGTCTACTGAACAGGTTACGGAAGGCAGACGGATTCATGTGTTTGATATGCAGCATCAGCAGAAGTTGTCCTTCAATTATGAATTATTGAAGCGGACTCCGAAAGATTATGCAGGCGAAGAGTTGACGGAATTCTTACAGAAACGCGAACTGAAAATCGATAATGGTTTCTATGATGACAGGGGGCACGCGTCTTAAAAGCGTGCTCTATTGTTTTGTTTAGAGCATCCATCTCCACCCATCATCTGCTAAAATGGAGGGAGGACGAGGAGGGTGAGCTATGAATAAAATAATTATGTACAAAAAGGACCGCTGTCCTCTTTGTGAAGAAGTAGAATCTTTAATTGATCTGTTAGAGTTGGATTTTTCTATTGAGCGTGAGGAAGTAGATATAGAAAGCGATGAAGATCTTATGGAGAAGTATATGTTTGAAATCCCTGTGATCATCGTTAATGGAGAAGAAATGGAATACCGAAGCATCGACTACTTTAGTATAAAAAAGCGTTTACATTAAAAAACAGGTGGATTACGCTTGCACAGGCTTATCCCCACTGTTAAGATAAAAATGTGATAAGGATATTTTTTTGCTCCAAGCGGGACAGAATATGACTGGCCGGGACATAATTTATCCCAGTTAGTGGAATGACAATAAAGGAGCTTTTCCATGAGAGCTTTAATCGACCTACAAAAGAGATTGTTCCCTGAAGTCCTGGATGTTATGCAGCGGCGTTATCAACTGTTGTATCATATCCAAATCATGCAGCCCGTCGGCCGTCGTGCTCTGGCAGAAAGTGTCGAGTTAGCTGAACGTACGGTACGGAGTGAGGTAGACTTCCTGAATCGTCAAGGAATCGTTGAAATTACTTCACGTGGTATGCATCTCACATATGAAGGGCAAAACATCCTTGAGCAGCTAGCTGAATTTATCAAAGATGTTAAAGGGATCAAGGTTTTAGAACAACAATTAAAGGATAAATTAAACCTAGACCATGTGGTTGTTGTTCCGGGTGATAGTGATGAGCTCGAATGGGTAAAACAAGACATGGGCAAAGCTTGTGTCCAGTACTTAAAAGAACGAATCCTGCCAGATCAGGCCATTGCCATTACAGGCGGTACAACTATGGCCGCTGTGGCTGAGATGATGACCCCGTTTAACAGTGCCGGTAAATGTCTCTTCGTACCCGCTCGAGGCGGACTGGGCGAAAGGGTCGAAAATCAAGCCAACACGATTTGTGCGGAAATGGCCAAAAAAGCACGCGGAGATTATCGTATGTTGTATGTACCCGATCCATTGAGTGAAGAATCCTACCATACGATTATTGAGGAACCTTCGATCAAAGAGGTGCTTAACATTATTCGCAATGCTGAAATTGTTATTCACGGTGTCGGTGATGCCATCACAATGGCAGAACGAAGAAAGACATCCCCTGAACAAATGGAAGTAATCAAACGGAATGAAGCGGTTGGT
It contains:
- the hisB gene encoding imidazoleglycerol-phosphate dehydratase HisB, whose protein sequence is MTKERTAEIKRKTRETDIELELAIDGQGSADLDVQTPFLAHMLELFSKHGLFDLNVRGYGDVEVDDHHLTEDIGICLGQALRQAVGDKYGMKRYGSMTLPMDETLVTVAVDLSDRPHLEWRAELPKDRVGTFDTENVHEFFWKLAVEARMNLHIVLHHGHNTHHIIEAMFKALARALDEATQIDPRVKGVPSTKGSL
- the hisH gene encoding imidazole glycerol phosphate synthase subunit HisH yields the protein MIGIIDYGMGNLFSVSKALERLDVPYKMGDRPEKIEDCDGYILPGVGAFPDAMKALEEHGFIPFIKEKAAMGVPIYGICLGMQLLFEASEEGGETEGLGLFPGKIVRFPGVDEQGRKYKVPHMGWNKLDIHQPDQPLMTDVGNDYVYFVHSFVVQTEDESILYATADYHLDVPAIIGRDQLVASQFHPEKSGKPGMQLLENFCKVMVKQ
- the hisA gene encoding 1-(5-phosphoribosyl)-5-[(5-phosphoribosylamino)methylideneamino]imidazole-4-carboxamide isomerase yields the protein MSFTIYPAIDMRDGRCVRLEQGDFNKETVYGENPFEVAKEFAETGASWIHMVDLDGAKAGSKQNAEHVLRVAKELDCKVQIGGGIRSEEDVRFYLDQGVDRVIIGSLAVKDIEMTKHLLRQYGDQIAIGLDARDGYVSTAGWLEKSEIQAVDLGLELAEAGATTFIYTDIAKDGMLSGPNVKEIVRLGEVTGVNVIASGGIQGLEDLYKLKEYKDQHVIGSIVGKALYSKRFTLAEALEVEGS
- the hisF gene encoding imidazole glycerol phosphate synthase subunit HisF, giving the protein MLSKRIIPCLDVKEGRVVKGIQFVDIRDAGDPVELAKVYDEQGADELVFLDISATHEGKKTMIDVVRAVASELAIPFTVGGGIRTLEDIKETLRNGADKVSLNSAAVKRPELVTEGADYFGSQCIVVAIDARYDEEQGTWIVYTHGGRTATDWKVTDWAQEAVRLGAGEILLTSMNQDGAKTGFDLPLLKAVQEVVQVPVIASGGAGKSEHFYEVFTEVDADAALAASIFHYKETSVESVKGYLSEKGVVVR
- the hisIE gene encoding bifunctional phosphoribosyl-AMP cyclohydrolase/phosphoribosyl-ATP diphosphatase HisIE, which encodes MNIDEIKFDEKGLVPAIVQDARSKAVLTLAYMNEESLRKTLEMKETVFFSRSRQELWHKGETSGNTQKVTDLRYDCDQDAILVEVIPAGPACHKGDYSCFSESLMEENTEPKENRYQIIDQLQEVLAERKAELPEGSYTAQLFQEGVDRIAKKIGEEAGEVIIAAKNDDPEELALESADLLFHLLMLLTDRNVPLDNVLSVLERRHS
- a CDS encoding tetratricopeptide repeat protein, coding for MTTSLNSTVAEDNTNIIPFIPSGKFYFSHGIQAFQKRRFNAAVKWLKKAIETAPDEPLYPCQLSVVYTEVGSYHAANQLLTEVLAKFGKEYVDCYYLMANNYAHLGLLNDAKKYVETYLEQQEDGEFEEAANQLLEMLNSLEESEDEDEDDWAFDDEDELLVYQETAFYHLEHEEWEHALTVLQEMMQLFPEFKLAKHKYAYALFMNGEQQEAMDIEEEWLEKNPGNIQSHVNLATFLLKQGLKEKAHVHIELLKNVFPMHEQQKLAVAETLARAGLYQEAVERFNVLRDKQVVRRRVYYKWYSIAAYHTGNPSKALTLWEKGCQQFPSLSKEGGPWMEQ
- the trxB gene encoding thioredoxin-disulfide reductase, whose protein sequence is MSEDRIYDVIIAGAGPAGMTAAVYTSRANLDTLMIERGVPGGQMANTEDVENYPGYESILGPDLSNKMFEHAKKFGAEYAYGDIKEVVDGKEYKIVKAGNKEYKARTVIITTGAQYKELGVPGEKELGGRGVSYCAVCDGAFFRNKELVVVGGGDSAVEEGVYLTRFASKVTIVHRRDELRAQKILQDRAFDNEKIDFIWDTVVKSINDKDGKVGSVTLYNKKTDEEYEFGTDGTFIYIGMNPLSKPFESLGITNEQGYIETDEKMETKVPGIFAAGDIREKELRQIVTATGDGSIAAQSAQHYIENLLEELKTVNN
- a CDS encoding 8-oxo-dGTP diphosphatase, which gives rise to MTALQRVSNCILRVNDHVLMLKKPRRGWYVAPGGKMEAGENIKDSAIREFQEETGLLIENPELRGSFTFVMREDQQTKQEWMMFTFYSTSYSGDLLEVSEEGELEWVPVEEVLTKPMAEGDRHIFRHILNSDEQVYGTFVYTTDFKLIDQDVDPSRPD
- the rapZ gene encoding RNase adapter RapZ, with the translated sequence MREDANNTQLVIITGMSGAGKTVAVQSFEDLGFFCVDNLPPALLPKFLELMKDSTNNIQNVALVMDLRGREFFESLFDSLDRLGKEEWIQEHILFLDAEDQSLVSRYKETRRSHPLAKEGLPLEGIRKERRLLDELRGRSQTIIDTTSLKPKELRERIIERYRQQEQQVFSVQMVSFGFKYGVPIDADLMFDVRFLPNPHYVEHMRPLTGLNTEVSSYVFKWSDTQKFLEKLKDLLQFMLPQYKKEGKSQLVVAIGCTGGQHRSVALAEYLCEYFGGDFVTHVTHRDIDKRKGL
- a CDS encoding gluconeogenesis factor YvcK family protein — translated: MANKEEPRVVVVGGGTGMPVLLRGLKNLPIDLSAIVTVADDGGSSGRLRTEMAIPAPGDIRNVVAALSDAEPMLLELFQHRFVSNNGPSLSGHSMGNLLLAAMASMTGDFYKGIKEISRVLNVRGNIYPIANHSMNLHAEMEDGTVVTGESSIPKQNKRIKRVYVSPTPVQPLPEAVNAIKSADLIVIAPGSLYTSIMPNIIIPEIGQALRETKAHVTYVCNVMTQKGETSGYTAGDHLQALFDHVGKGVINSIVVHNKPIDQGLKKAYAREKAEPVVYDIERVKSMGIQVIEEDIIDHSQSMLRHDTDKLAKLLHSML